Proteins co-encoded in one Planctomycetaceae bacterium genomic window:
- a CDS encoding SLC13 family permease, which yields MASVDSPDFNSNPWHRTIMLALLIGFLAIFAMPTPEGMQPEAHRLIAVTFLMAGLWVTQVVPLAATSLLPLVLFPALGIQSAAETSQAFINDNVFLYLGGFIIALGIERWNLHRRIALNIVSFIGARPRQLVLGFMLATAGLSMWISNTATTLLMLPIALALLRTMEEERAALPAGGTRPEDSALAVPVLLGIAYSASIGGLTTLVGTPTNVVAARIYAEEIPDAVPLSVAEWMLACLPIGIVYLAVTWLVLTWKLPSATQHDETLRSQLRKRKSDLGKISAAESRMLLVFATTAALWILRKPLKLDEVQVLPGWSEILPGWFEWLGMSASLVPASAKDFVNDSTVAVGLAVLLFFIPSGTRSSNGRRVPLMDWATATKLPWDIVLLFGGGFALAGAFSNDVTGLAGWLANALKEPLEGQSAWLVVAVTCLLMTFLTEVTSNVATINTLLASLLAMCGPLGIDPRLLMIPATLATSCAFMLPIATPPNAIIFGSGQVRIGEMARHGLLLNLLGVPVLTAGTFLLVKPLLGIE from the coding sequence ATGGCCAGCGTCGATTCGCCTGACTTCAACTCGAACCCGTGGCACCGGACGATCATGCTCGCGCTGCTGATCGGATTCCTGGCAATCTTCGCAATGCCGACTCCGGAAGGGATGCAGCCGGAAGCCCACAGACTGATCGCGGTCACGTTCCTGATGGCCGGATTGTGGGTGACGCAGGTCGTGCCGCTGGCCGCGACCAGCCTGCTTCCGCTGGTGCTGTTTCCTGCGCTCGGCATCCAGTCCGCGGCGGAAACAAGTCAGGCATTCATCAATGACAACGTGTTTCTGTATCTCGGCGGATTCATCATCGCTTTGGGTATTGAGCGGTGGAATCTGCATCGGCGCATTGCCCTCAACATCGTGTCCTTCATCGGGGCCAGGCCGCGGCAACTGGTGCTGGGCTTTATGCTGGCTACTGCGGGACTGTCGATGTGGATCAGCAACACGGCCACAACACTGCTGATGTTGCCCATCGCGCTGGCACTGCTGCGCACGATGGAAGAGGAACGTGCTGCGCTGCCCGCCGGCGGAACGCGGCCTGAGGACTCCGCCCTGGCGGTACCAGTGCTTCTGGGGATCGCCTATTCGGCAAGCATCGGCGGACTAACGACGCTTGTCGGAACTCCAACCAACGTGGTGGCGGCGAGAATCTATGCCGAAGAAATACCGGACGCCGTCCCGCTGTCAGTCGCAGAATGGATGCTGGCCTGCCTGCCGATCGGAATCGTCTACCTGGCCGTCACCTGGCTGGTGCTGACATGGAAGCTACCTTCCGCAACACAGCATGACGAAACTCTCAGAAGTCAGTTGCGAAAGCGAAAGTCAGACCTGGGGAAGATCTCCGCGGCGGAATCCCGAATGCTGCTTGTATTCGCGACAACAGCCGCCCTGTGGATTCTGCGAAAACCACTGAAGCTTGACGAAGTGCAGGTCCTGCCCGGCTGGTCGGAAATTCTGCCGGGCTGGTTCGAGTGGCTTGGCATGTCCGCTTCGCTTGTACCAGCGTCAGCCAAAGATTTCGTCAACGATTCCACAGTCGCCGTTGGTCTGGCCGTGCTGCTGTTCTTCATCCCCTCAGGCACGCGCAGTTCGAACGGACGACGCGTGCCGCTGATGGACTGGGCCACTGCGACAAAGCTTCCCTGGGATATCGTGTTGCTGTTTGGCGGTGGCTTCGCCCTTGCCGGAGCGTTTTCCAACGATGTCACCGGCCTTGCCGGTTGGCTGGCGAACGCCCTGAAGGAACCACTTGAAGGCCAGTCGGCATGGCTGGTCGTCGCTGTCACCTGCCTGCTGATGACGTTTCTGACGGAAGTCACGAGCAACGTTGCCACGATCAACACGCTGCTGGCTTCACTGCTGGCAATGTGCGGACCGCTCGGCATCGACCCCCGGCTGCTGATGATTCCCGCGACGCTGGCCACAAGCTGTGCGTTTATGCTGCCGATTGCCACGCCGCCCAACGCCATCATCTTTGGCTCCGGCCAGGTTCGCATCGGCGAGATGGCCCGTCACGGATTGCTGCTGAATCTGCTGGGAGTTCCCGTGCTGACGGCCGGCACTTTCCTGCTGGTCAAGCCGCTGCTGGGCATCGAATAG
- a CDS encoding Gfo/Idh/MocA family oxidoreductase, with the protein MSATVRRIKVSRRAFTFGAAGVLFSGRRTFAFVPPSEQITLGIVGLGSRGFNLLDAFLSDARCRVVALCDVDSRHFRDGKWGRGTAYGREPARQKVEAAYADAKSGTPAIGVQVTADYRELCGRDDIDAVVVATPDHWHALCCLEALQSGRDVYCEKPVTHLFREGQLVAAEVARQNAVFQTGSQQRSDRLFRHAVELARNGVLGQMQSFEVGLPPGYDKPQGSVEVQSPPEHLDYDLWCGPAPKLPYMRARHHRWWRGHSAFGGGVLMDWIGHHNDIAHWAINVERSGPTLVEAVDWKFPDTSIYDTPRDYTIRCEYPGGITSSVSSRNRSGLKLIGTDGWVYVDRGKIEASDDRWLQKGFRPGSETVYVSNDHTGNFLECVRSRSECIAPADVAHRSVVPGHLAYVSHRMQQPLTWNADAERVENSDEANRLLFTVDYRQPWQFPVTG; encoded by the coding sequence ATGTCAGCTACGGTACGCCGTATCAAAGTCTCTCGCCGTGCCTTTACATTTGGTGCGGCTGGTGTTCTGTTTTCCGGTCGCCGGACTTTCGCTTTTGTACCGCCGTCCGAACAAATCACGCTGGGCATCGTCGGCCTGGGATCGCGTGGCTTCAATTTGCTTGACGCGTTTCTGAGTGACGCGCGGTGCCGCGTCGTTGCCCTGTGCGACGTTGATTCGCGACATTTTCGTGACGGAAAATGGGGCCGCGGAACAGCGTACGGCCGCGAGCCCGCTCGGCAGAAAGTGGAAGCTGCCTATGCGGACGCAAAGTCGGGAACGCCGGCGATCGGCGTACAGGTTACCGCCGACTACCGTGAGCTTTGTGGTCGTGATGACATTGACGCCGTCGTCGTCGCGACGCCTGATCACTGGCACGCGCTGTGTTGCCTTGAGGCTCTGCAATCCGGCAGGGATGTTTACTGTGAAAAGCCGGTAACACACCTGTTTCGCGAGGGACAGCTCGTCGCGGCCGAAGTTGCCAGACAGAATGCTGTCTTCCAGACCGGGTCGCAACAGCGTTCGGACCGCCTGTTCCGCCATGCCGTAGAACTGGCTCGCAACGGAGTTCTCGGGCAGATGCAGTCGTTCGAAGTCGGCCTGCCGCCGGGATACGACAAGCCGCAGGGATCCGTCGAAGTCCAGTCTCCGCCGGAGCATCTGGACTACGATCTGTGGTGTGGTCCGGCACCGAAGCTGCCCTACATGCGTGCTCGCCATCATCGCTGGTGGCGAGGCCATTCGGCGTTTGGCGGCGGAGTTCTGATGGACTGGATCGGCCACCACAACGACATCGCTCACTGGGCGATCAACGTCGAACGATCCGGGCCGACGCTGGTGGAAGCCGTCGACTGGAAGTTTCCGGACACCAGCATCTACGACACTCCGCGCGACTACACGATTCGCTGTGAGTACCCAGGCGGCATTACCTCGTCCGTTTCGTCGCGAAATCGGTCGGGCCTGAAGCTGATCGGTACTGACGGCTGGGTGTACGTCGATCGGGGCAAGATTGAAGCGTCCGACGATCGCTGGCTGCAGAAGGGTTTTCGCCCCGGCAGCGAAACCGTTTACGTGTCGAACGATCACACCGGCAACTTTCTCGAATGTGTCCGCAGCCGGAGCGAATGCATTGCGCCGGCTGACGTGGCCCACCGATCCGTTGTGCCCGGCCACCTTGCGTACGTGTCTCACAGAATGCAGCAGCCGCTGACATGGAATGCCGATGCCGAACGGGTTGAGAACAGCGATGAAGCAAACCGGCTGCTCTTCACCGTCGACTACCGGCAGCCATGGCAGTTTCCCGTCACCGGATAG
- a CDS encoding aminodeoxychorismate/anthranilate synthase component II has protein sequence MIFLLDNYDSFTYNLVQRIGEIDPSAEIRVERNDQITLDEIDDLQPERIIISPGPCTPAEAGLSRDVVRHFGPKLPVLGVCLGHQCLAEVFGAKVVRADRLMHGKTSPIHHTGKGVFANLPDPFTATRYHSLIVPKSTVPDCLEVTAWVDDEGQQFEVMGLQHRDFPVHGVQFHPESFLTERGYDLLRNFLNIR, from the coding sequence ATGATCTTCCTGCTCGATAACTACGATTCCTTCACTTACAACCTTGTGCAGCGCATCGGCGAAATCGACCCGTCGGCGGAGATCCGCGTCGAACGCAACGACCAGATCACGCTCGATGAAATTGACGACCTGCAGCCGGAACGAATCATTATCTCACCGGGACCGTGTACTCCCGCTGAGGCCGGACTGTCGCGGGATGTCGTTCGGCATTTTGGGCCGAAACTGCCGGTCCTGGGCGTTTGCCTGGGACACCAGTGCCTGGCGGAAGTCTTCGGGGCGAAAGTGGTTCGTGCAGATCGACTGATGCACGGAAAAACATCACCGATTCACCACACCGGAAAGGGCGTTTTTGCGAACCTTCCCGACCCGTTCACGGCCACTCGCTATCACAGCCTGATCGTGCCGAAGTCAACGGTTCCGGACTGCCTTGAGGTCACCGCCTGGGTTGATGACGAGGGACAGCAATTCGAAGTGATGGGGCTTCAGCACCGCGACTTTCCCGTCCACGGCGTTCAGTTCCACCCGGAAAGCTTTCTGACCGAACGAGGCTACGACCTGCTGCGCAACTTTCTCAACATCCGCTGA
- a CDS encoding STAS domain-containing protein yields the protein MNDSKQDSESGENGGTESVTPLPNQYALTEDGLLKVYSVGPTTVLGFGGDDVPPEFNAAHYRAAITDLLIANGSKTVAFDLTGVRIVPSGMLGLLVSLRNIEGLHPTVQVFNPSDDVQEVLQITKLNTLIEVHQVEL from the coding sequence ATGAACGACAGCAAACAGGATTCGGAATCGGGTGAAAACGGAGGAACGGAATCCGTCACACCGCTGCCGAATCAGTACGCCCTGACGGAGGACGGATTGCTGAAAGTCTACAGCGTCGGTCCCACGACGGTTCTGGGGTTTGGCGGCGACGACGTGCCGCCCGAATTCAATGCCGCCCACTACCGGGCTGCGATCACTGACCTGCTGATTGCCAACGGTTCGAAGACCGTTGCGTTCGATCTGACCGGCGTTCGCATTGTTCCCAGCGGAATGCTGGGATTGCTGGTGTCGCTTCGCAACATTGAGGGCCTGCATCCGACAGTCCAGGTGTTCAATCCCTCCGATGACGTTCAGGAAGTGCTGCAGATCACGAAGCTCAACACGCTGATTGAAGTCCATCAGGTCGAGCTATAG
- a CDS encoding rhomboid family intramembrane serine protease, whose amino-acid sequence MFPLRDNIPSSRVPVVNYGLIACCALVFFLQMGDPGGELIQKFGMIPLRVSHPDESITVEMPQRVSTPLGPQIVTVQEPLPAPAFRPWTTLLSCVFLHGSLMHLIGNMWFLYIFGDNVEDRLGSSGYLVFFLGCGIAASFAHYALEPDSPVPTIGASGAVAGVMGAYMVLYPHGQVLTLVPIFFFLQFLVIPAPVFLGIWFVLQLVQGTFSMGNTQAAGVAWWAHVGGFAAGAAVALLLGRRPEQTARARVQVIDPNRRTRIFRR is encoded by the coding sequence GTGTTTCCGCTGCGAGACAACATACCGTCCAGCCGTGTGCCGGTGGTCAACTATGGGTTGATTGCCTGTTGCGCACTCGTGTTTTTTCTGCAGATGGGCGACCCCGGCGGAGAACTCATTCAGAAGTTCGGCATGATTCCGCTACGCGTGAGTCATCCGGATGAATCGATCACCGTTGAAATGCCGCAGCGGGTTTCGACGCCGCTCGGCCCGCAGATCGTCACCGTTCAGGAACCCCTTCCCGCGCCGGCTTTCAGGCCGTGGACCACGCTGCTGAGTTGCGTGTTTCTGCACGGCAGCCTGATGCACCTGATCGGAAACATGTGGTTTCTGTATATCTTCGGGGACAATGTGGAGGACCGGCTGGGTTCCTCAGGCTATCTGGTATTCTTCCTTGGCTGCGGCATTGCTGCCAGTTTTGCTCACTATGCGCTGGAACCGGATTCGCCGGTGCCGACGATCGGAGCGAGCGGTGCGGTCGCGGGAGTGATGGGAGCCTACATGGTGCTGTATCCCCACGGGCAGGTGCTGACTCTGGTGCCGATCTTTTTCTTTCTGCAGTTCCTGGTGATTCCGGCTCCTGTGTTTCTGGGAATCTGGTTTGTGCTGCAACTGGTACAGGGCACATTTTCGATGGGGAATACTCAGGCTGCCGGAGTCGCCTGGTGGGCTCATGTCGGAGGCTTCGCGGCGGGAGCTGCAGTGGCTCTGCTGCTGGGTCGGCGCCCGGAGCAGACCGCCCGCGCGCGGGTGCAGGTGATCGATCCGAATCGGCGCACGCGCATTTTTCGCCGGTAG
- a CDS encoding segregation/condensation protein A, with protein MTLTDYQVRLEQFGGPMDLLLYLVRRHELDICEISLAKVTADFQQYLQVLQLLDLDLIGDFIVVASTLLEIKSREVLPRVDDDPDNDDESVLDTGGDLIGKLLEYKKFKNAAKLLDERASEWLERYPRLSDDRPDVKRDRGSDRIREVELWDLVCALARIVRMPDVERETSIRMDETPIGVFQDRIRRRLQSEPRVSFSSFFEGEKLQSRIVGIFQAILELIRHEHFRAEQPQKFGEIWILPPASA; from the coding sequence ATGACTCTGACAGACTATCAGGTTCGGCTTGAGCAGTTCGGCGGTCCCATGGATCTGCTGCTGTATCTGGTCCGCCGCCACGAGCTGGATATCTGCGAAATCTCACTGGCGAAAGTCACGGCCGACTTTCAGCAGTATCTGCAGGTTCTGCAGTTGCTCGACCTGGATCTCATCGGAGACTTCATCGTCGTTGCCAGCACACTGCTGGAAATCAAGAGCCGCGAAGTCCTTCCGCGAGTCGACGATGATCCGGACAACGATGACGAATCGGTGCTTGATACCGGCGGGGATCTGATCGGCAAGTTGCTGGAATACAAGAAGTTCAAGAACGCGGCGAAGCTGCTGGACGAACGAGCGTCCGAATGGCTGGAACGCTATCCCCGACTGAGCGACGATCGACCTGACGTGAAGCGCGATCGCGGATCTGACCGGATTCGCGAAGTCGAACTGTGGGATCTTGTCTGCGCTCTGGCCAGAATTGTGCGGATGCCGGATGTCGAACGGGAAACCAGCATTCGGATGGATGAAACTCCGATCGGCGTGTTTCAGGACCGCATTCGGCGCCGCCTGCAGTCGGAACCTCGCGTGTCGTTCAGCTCGTTCTTCGAAGGCGAAAAGCTGCAGTCGCGGATTGTGGGCATCTTTCAGGCGATTCTGGAGCTGATACGGCACGAACACTTTCGGGCTGAGCAGCCGCAGAAATTCGGCGAAATCTGGATTCTGCCGCCAGCGTCAGCGTGA
- the glgC gene encoding glucose-1-phosphate adenylyltransferase has translation MSSVLAVVLAGGKGSRLEPLTRDRSKPAVPFGGCFRIIDFTLSNCINSGLRQILVVTQYKAASLERHIERGWHFLSAELGEFVAVRPPEQRVDENWYLGTADAIYQNIYTIEKIRPKHVLILSGDHIYRMNYATFIADHLQSEADCTIACLPVPVEEGYRFGVMQIDDSRRVIDFREKPHDPDPLPGDPSTCLASMGIYLFRTEFLFEHLCHDANQPGSSRDFGKNIIPSIINDHVVQAWPFRNSRTGGAAYWKDVGTIDSYYDANMDLVSVDPELNLYDRDWPFRSFQPPLPPPKFVFNDLSPDQPRIGHAMDSLVCAGTIVSGGTVERCILGPEVRINSYAEVRDSILYDGVNVGRYAKVRKAIIDKSVVIPEGMRIGYDPAEDARNGFTISENGVVTVPRNFRPLESPDVGTPHFVRESLQRKPRRPFGSR, from the coding sequence ATGAGCAGTGTACTTGCTGTCGTGCTTGCCGGTGGAAAAGGTTCGCGGCTGGAGCCTCTGACGCGGGATCGCAGTAAGCCAGCCGTCCCGTTCGGCGGGTGCTTCCGCATTATTGACTTCACGCTTTCCAACTGCATCAACAGCGGTTTGCGGCAGATCCTGGTGGTCACGCAGTACAAGGCCGCCAGTCTGGAACGCCACATTGAACGCGGCTGGCATTTTCTTTCAGCGGAACTGGGAGAATTTGTCGCTGTTCGACCGCCGGAACAGCGAGTCGATGAAAACTGGTATCTCGGCACGGCCGACGCGATTTACCAGAACATCTACACGATCGAAAAGATCCGCCCCAAACATGTGCTGATTCTCAGCGGTGACCACATCTACCGCATGAATTACGCCACGTTCATTGCCGACCATCTGCAGTCGGAAGCGGATTGCACGATCGCCTGCCTGCCGGTGCCAGTCGAAGAAGGTTATCGATTCGGCGTGATGCAAATCGATGATTCCAGGCGAGTCATCGACTTTCGCGAGAAGCCGCACGATCCGGATCCTCTGCCGGGAGATCCCTCCACCTGCCTGGCGTCGATGGGTATTTATCTGTTTCGGACGGAATTCCTGTTCGAACACCTGTGTCACGATGCCAATCAGCCGGGAAGCTCACGGGACTTCGGCAAAAACATCATCCCGTCAATTATCAACGACCATGTGGTACAGGCATGGCCGTTTCGGAATTCCAGAACTGGCGGTGCCGCGTACTGGAAAGACGTGGGAACGATCGATTCCTACTACGACGCCAACATGGATCTGGTGTCCGTTGATCCGGAACTGAACCTTTACGACCGCGACTGGCCGTTCCGGTCTTTTCAGCCCCCGCTTCCGCCGCCAAAGTTTGTCTTCAACGATCTGTCGCCGGACCAGCCGCGGATCGGGCACGCGATGGACAGCCTGGTCTGCGCCGGAACCATCGTGTCCGGTGGTACAGTGGAACGCTGCATTCTGGGACCGGAAGTCCGCATCAACAGTTATGCCGAAGTCCGCGATTCAATTCTTTACGACGGAGTGAACGTGGGACGGTATGCGAAGGTCCGAAAAGCCATCATTGACAAATCCGTCGTGATTCCGGAAGGAATGCGGATCGGCTACGACCCCGCGGAAGACGCCCGCAATGGATTCACCATTTCGGAAAACGGCGTCGTCACGGTGCCCCGCAATTTCCGTCCTCTCGAATCTCCGGATGTCGGCACTCCTCACTTCGTCCGGGAATCGCTGCAGCGCAAGCCGCGCCGGCCGTTCGGATCACGCTGA
- a CDS encoding class I SAM-dependent methyltransferase — protein MGDATDIPLLQRLRATPELFDAIRQSSGSELSLQQSLRSQFDENLVRAALSVADARAKAHGLLPESEELWLTRVGLEQATAWDVARHKARRFPVGEQVLDLCCGIGCDTAALAERGPVTAVDFDPAMLQRCRWNLEIWNPSAEVQTIAADVRSLNIAGFLVHLDPDRRSGRDRPVKRLEQYCPDLAWMQQLTRTAKGGAIKLGPASNFMQKFPGCEIELVSLNGECREATVWFGSLTSEHPFRATVLPAGDTIAADPLSAWCPAVAEVGTWLFDPDPAVVRSGLLDVVAEKLSLQRLDAADEYLTGCQIVETPFARPFEVEQVLSGRIRDLRRYLQSCPAMEYEIKCRRVTVDANSLRRRLPAGSGPPRVIVFARVQGRTRSIVARRPAGHSTNSG, from the coding sequence GTGGGAGACGCGACAGACATTCCGCTTCTGCAGCGCCTGCGAGCAACGCCAGAACTCTTCGACGCGATACGCCAATCGTCAGGGTCGGAACTTTCGCTGCAGCAATCACTGCGCAGTCAGTTTGACGAAAACCTGGTGCGAGCCGCACTGTCGGTCGCGGACGCTCGTGCGAAGGCGCATGGATTGCTGCCGGAATCCGAAGAGCTGTGGCTGACGCGTGTTGGCCTGGAACAGGCAACCGCCTGGGACGTCGCCAGGCACAAGGCTCGCCGTTTTCCGGTGGGCGAACAAGTCCTTGATCTGTGTTGCGGCATCGGCTGCGATACGGCGGCTCTTGCGGAACGTGGCCCGGTCACGGCGGTGGATTTCGATCCCGCCATGTTGCAGCGCTGCCGGTGGAATCTTGAAATCTGGAACCCGTCAGCCGAAGTTCAGACCATCGCCGCAGACGTTCGAAGTCTGAACATTGCGGGATTTCTCGTGCACCTCGATCCGGACCGGCGTTCCGGTCGTGATCGTCCAGTGAAGCGGCTGGAGCAATACTGTCCTGATCTGGCATGGATGCAGCAGCTCACAAGGACTGCCAAAGGCGGAGCAATCAAGCTCGGCCCGGCCAGCAACTTCATGCAGAAGTTTCCCGGTTGCGAAATCGAACTGGTCAGCCTGAACGGTGAGTGCCGGGAAGCGACTGTCTGGTTCGGCAGTCTGACTTCCGAACATCCCTTTCGCGCGACGGTGCTGCCTGCCGGAGACACGATCGCCGCGGACCCTCTGTCTGCGTGGTGTCCTGCCGTTGCTGAGGTTGGAACGTGGCTGTTCGATCCCGATCCGGCGGTTGTGCGTTCCGGCCTGCTGGATGTCGTCGCGGAGAAGCTGAGCCTGCAGCGGCTGGACGCTGCGGACGAGTACCTGACAGGATGCCAAATCGTGGAAACGCCCTTCGCGAGGCCGTTCGAAGTCGAACAGGTACTGAGCGGCAGGATTCGCGACCTGCGGCGTTATCTGCAGTCATGTCCGGCAATGGAGTATGAGATCAAGTGCCGGCGCGTGACAGTGGACGCGAACTCACTGCGGCGCAGGCTTCCAGCCGGCAGCGGTCCCCCGCGCGTGATCGTGTTTGCGCGCGTGCAGGGCAGAACCCGAAGTATCGTCGCTCGGCGGCCGGCGGGTCATTCGACGAATTCCGGATGA
- a CDS encoding transcription antitermination factor NusB has translation MSGGKSKYRRPHGNRRSKWSRQSKDDNPETITVSEITSGRLLAWLVLEEYERTGRFLTDIFASLDNRHRLSSQERALAVDLASGVVRRRRTIDALLQSQISRPRQDVETDLWRLLQLGTYQLVFARTPDHAAVDTTVELAKQLQRSRWTGFANGVLRNIARLLVPRSEPPPRTVQQQAEPFRQSVPGQSPGTSDSRDHVRFAADLVPLSNGEFRRLASDVFPDPQTRLADYIGEAFSLPNSLTKRWAARFELPDLLTACFHSIDPPQVTIRINPLRSSTVDVQQMLSYAGVDVSPGEMLNALRIRHASRVDTLPGFADGLWSVQDTSAMKAGFLLNPKPGERILDLCAAPGGKSCHLAELSDNSATIIACDVNETRLARVTENVDRLGLTSVVPALIQRDGGNIPGTDFDAALVDVPCSNTGVLSRRPEARWRFREADLPELVILQTRLLLTAFDRVKPGGRIVYSTCSIEPEETTDLIRDVLAAVNGLTLIEQRVYLPGKLGDGAYQALLRKA, from the coding sequence ATGAGCGGCGGGAAATCGAAGTACCGTCGTCCTCACGGCAATCGCCGCTCGAAGTGGTCGCGCCAGTCAAAGGACGATAATCCGGAGACGATCACCGTCTCCGAAATCACTTCCGGCCGACTACTGGCGTGGCTCGTTCTGGAAGAATACGAGCGCACGGGCCGATTCCTGACAGACATTTTCGCGTCGCTGGACAATCGGCATCGGCTCAGCAGCCAGGAACGGGCGCTGGCCGTTGACCTGGCTTCCGGCGTCGTCCGGCGACGGCGAACGATCGATGCGTTGCTGCAGTCTCAGATTTCGCGACCACGACAGGACGTCGAAACGGATCTGTGGCGGCTGCTGCAACTGGGAACGTACCAGCTTGTGTTTGCTCGCACGCCGGATCACGCTGCCGTGGACACGACCGTCGAACTGGCGAAGCAGCTTCAACGCAGCCGCTGGACGGGTTTTGCAAACGGCGTATTGAGAAATATCGCCCGGCTGCTTGTGCCTCGGTCCGAGCCTCCGCCTCGGACCGTACAACAGCAGGCAGAGCCTTTCAGGCAGAGCGTTCCGGGGCAGAGCCCGGGAACGAGCGACTCTCGGGACCATGTGCGTTTTGCTGCCGACCTTGTTCCACTGTCCAATGGCGAGTTCCGCCGGCTGGCGTCGGATGTTTTCCCTGATCCGCAAACGCGGCTCGCGGACTACATCGGCGAAGCGTTCTCGCTGCCGAATTCGCTGACCAAGCGATGGGCTGCTCGTTTTGAACTGCCGGACCTGCTGACAGCATGTTTCCACAGCATCGACCCTCCGCAGGTCACGATTCGAATCAACCCGCTGCGTTCTTCGACGGTCGATGTGCAGCAGATGCTCAGCTATGCGGGAGTTGACGTGTCGCCGGGGGAAATGCTGAACGCGCTGCGCATCCGTCATGCATCACGAGTCGACACGCTTCCGGGTTTCGCCGACGGGCTGTGGTCGGTGCAGGACACTTCGGCGATGAAGGCCGGCTTCCTGCTGAATCCAAAGCCCGGCGAACGCATTTTGGACCTGTGCGCGGCTCCCGGCGGCAAGAGTTGCCATTTGGCGGAACTGAGCGACAACTCAGCGACGATCATCGCCTGCGACGTCAATGAAACGCGGCTGGCGCGTGTGACCGAAAACGTCGATCGACTGGGGCTCACGTCGGTCGTGCCCGCACTGATCCAGCGAGACGGCGGCAACATTCCCGGCACCGACTTCGACGCTGCGCTGGTCGACGTTCCCTGCTCCAACACAGGAGTCCTCTCGCGCAGACCTGAAGCTCGCTGGAGATTTCGCGAGGCTGATCTTCCCGAACTCGTGATTCTGCAAACGCGGCTGCTGCTGACAGCGTTTGACCGCGTGAAGCCCGGAGGCCGCATCGTCTATTCAACGTGCAGCATCGAACCGGAGGAAACCACAGATCTGATTCGCGACGTGCTGGCCGCTGTCAACGGGCTGACGCTCATCGAGCAGCGCGTCTATCTCCCCGGCAAACTCGGCGACGGAGCCTATCAGGCGCTGCTGCGGAAGGCATGA